The genomic region tgcttcctcatcaacgccccgctctttacgctaaagtttgactctttctctcaattcttttttttaaaacagtaaaaaactttagcgtaaagagcggggcgttgatgaggaagcagcctctttcatatacgaagtaatttctgtgcgttttaagttttaatgtcgctccttactttcagttaaaaaaacttgttttttttatttaatttctgaacatttttgaatcaatgcatgttttgattttggctctccgcagaggaataatcaaaacgaaatttgcatatttttttttttttgctaaatggctttctcataattttgatcgaatgattttgagaaaaaaagagcgggggacgaagcctagttgccccccgattttttggttaattaaaaaggcaactagaactttaaattttttacgaatctttttattggtaaaagatttacgtaacttataaattagcttacttaaagaacttttgtattctcatgtttttattacatatatgaggggattcgccccatcgtcagtacctcgctctttacactaaagcttaaattttatcccgattcattaagaatgaccccctgaatcacaaaagccgtagaataagtagttgaaattactgaaaatactttagcttaaagagcgaggtattagaaggaggtgagcccctcatatgggtaataatttctgtttgttttaagttttattgctgttccttacttccagctgaaaaagctttttcacttttattttttaattgtttttttttaaataatgctagtaaatcctgctctccctttatggaaattttcttctcccattacaaattctcgaaggaaagttcccccagcatatccccctcttctcaacccctcccccaaaccaaaaaaatcctcctgaaaacgcctgtatacttcccaataaccattactatatgtaagcacaggtcaaagtttgtaacttgttgcccctcccacggggactgtgggggagtaagtcgtccccaaagacatagttataaggtttttcgactacgttgaataaaatggctatctcagaattttgatccgttgactttgggaaaataattagcgtgggagggggcctaggtgccctccaatttttttggtcacttaaaaggggcactagaacttttcatttccgttagaatgagccatcttgcaacattctaggacaactgggtcgatacgatcacccctggggaaaaaaaaaacaaacaaaaaaacaaataaacacgcatccgtgatctgccttctggcaaaaaatgcaaaattccacatttttgtagataggagctcgaaacttctacagtagggttctctgatacgctgaatctgatggtgtgattttcgttaagattctatgacttttagggggcgtttccccctattttctaaaataacgcaaattttctcaggctcgtaagttttgataggtaggactaaacttgatgaaacttatatatttaaaaccagcattaaaatgcgattcttttgatgtagctattggtatcaaaattccatttttttgagttttggctactattgagccgggtcgctccttgctacagttcgttaccacgaactgtttgattataatcGTAGTTTAGAGTTATAAGAGTCAGACAAATCGAAAGACCATTCCAAGCAACACCAAGTCTATTTAAACCAGgcttaatttataatttaaactgTTTTCTCTGTAAAAGATGTCTAACTATACCCTACTTCATTTTCATTCGCAAAATACATATGGTAAGCTttgtgtataatttttttctaaatatataatatggaAAACTATTAGTGctttacaaaaagaaagtattgttgtttatttgaaacttaacttttaaaatatagatgtatataattaatattagtgacattaaaatttttcttttagggaatgaaagtgaaaataaaaaaaaacaatagattagtaaatttaaatgtcctTTTCCTATGAAATTGCCATGCAAGGACTAGAGAGTCTGCAGaactaatttcaaaaaattgcaACATCCTATCTTAAGAAGTGTACAATAAAAAGTACTAGTGCTGTAATTTTCATAATCCTAAaatacagcaaaaataaaaacaaaaactgaccTTAAGCAAGAAGGTGTAACACCTGTTTAATCCCAATATTCTTAGACACAGACAAACAAGGACTAAAGTAGAATTGCTGCAAATATAACTATCTTGGAGATAAAAAGAATCAGAACAGCATGGGCCACTGATTGATTTTATATTATGATGTACATGAAAATACCAGATAATATTTAATGTTGGGATATGAATTTTTTCTAACGATCAAGTAGAGTGGTTTTTTTCCTATCTTAGAAAGCTGCAGAGCAACACAACTGAAACTTTATTGCCAAGGAACCTGTTTTCCTGTTATATCTTCCACCCTTTCCCTGTCCACAGAATTGACTTTTCACAAACTCAAAAATTTGACATACTAATACAAATTTCAACATAGATGTTTTCTTTCCATAAACAAACCTAATTTGAAGATTGTTTTTGGAAGTGTGTCTTCAAGCTTGTTCATCCACTACTTGTCTACAAGGGCATTAATCCATAAAAATGTAATGAATGGGGGCATACTTTTAAAATATTGGGGGTGGGAAATTTTGtgctttttactgaaaataccaaaataagagattttccaacaaaaacttttgaaatctaGAGGATGAAGGCAAAACTCCAATTACCttccatttaattaaaatcttcTGTTTGCCTGCTCATACAATTTAATATATTCTGCAAAAAGGAGCTAAACTTGGGTAACAGAAAGATTCTAATTGTAAAgtggtacttgtgtcttatagccaccacactaaAGTTCTGTTGAGAAGTGAAGTTTCTTGattgctaatgaaataaaacaaaatatgatcaaaatataatgctatataaaaaaaattatgaaaactacaacaaaacaTTATGGAAGGGGGGCCAACCAGACTGcactatattaaatatataacctaaactaacctaaccaaaataccaactaaatattcaattaaaatatggctacaatgtagtttcccCACTGAGCTGAAGCTAATATTGACTGttataaagaccatgaaaactgGTTATTGTCTCATGTTTGCAATACAAGATCTTGAGGGTGGTGGCCAAAAGACAAaagtaccaaaattttaaaaagttgctGCTAGTTAACTGTAtcccagaccccccccccccctcatgtcTTGATATAATCCTAGGCCTATACATATTAACACACTAGTTTTgctactgtttttttatttgcattaaaaaaaaacaagtgttaatgaaaaatgaataagctaaaaaaaaatctgaatcaACAACTCAAATTTGGCTTACAGTCTGGCTCTAATCTTTAGAACTGTTTTTCCAAAACCTGAAAGTCTAGGAAAAGCACTTTtaagttaaacttaaaaaaaaatagttcaaaatcagGATAAACATAGTATACCTCACAGAATTTCAAATTCATTATAAGCAggaaaatattcacagaatcTTTCAAAGCATTACAAATAGAGATTGTTTGGATGTAGAAGCTTAATCTCAAACATCTGCCTGGGCTGCAAATCTACTTCTGAAAGCTGTATTTACACAGATTCATTATTTTTCCAATAAGATAGCTTCAAACTTTTCTTAACACTTTGCAACTTTCTatgataatgaaaaatattttggtattgGTCTACAGTACAGCCCATCCAAAAGGAaacactaaaattttgaaaataatttcaaaatcataaaatactttCCTACATCATTCCTAAAAACCCATCACTTTTCTCTCACACCTAATGTACAAAATATAGCCCAGAAATATGTAACTCaagaatttttctatttcttgattTCATTGAGCTTTTTGTTTGAGGTtagatttgtttcaaaaaaagagTGACATACAATCCAGGATTTGCACATAGGCCCACCACACCTTGGCCTAAGGGAGCACAATACCAAGGGGAGAAAAAACATTGAGggtttttttcttagcaaaacCTGGGCTGATGTGATTTATTGTCAAAGTGCCAAGTGCACTTTGCTGCCATACTGtctattcaaagaaaagtgatttAAAACAATGCAGGAATTCCATAGTGATTATCAACTGTCAaatgtctcccaagaatgacAACTGAGAGCTTGATATCACCTTGCTCTTGCATTACTTTTGGCTAATCACACGTCTATTGCTTTCTGTTCAGGGCTTCCACTTATCCAAAATTTTTGGAGATTTCCTTGTAAATCTCTGTATCTCcatgaaaaagaattaattggGCCTAGGGGCACCAAAGATTCAAATTTTTGCTAGGCCTATATATTTCCACATTAGAGAGgagggtaaaaaaaagtgaagtacTTTGGGgaattatgtaaatattttaggatttttaaaagttgttttcagaGTTTATTAGTGCTTTCTTTTGAATATGCCTAACTATAGACTAGTATCATCATTTTGTTTAGAACTAAAATGTACTCTTTTCAAGACATTGACAAGCTTATGTAATATTAGTTTtaccaaattttcttttaaccaTTAATATTGGTCCTGAAATGAATAACTAAGGATAGGCTATAGACCtatttattaccttttttctgGTAATGATGCAGCAGGATCCTTTCTCTGTAATGTTTGCTTGGGCTCTTGAAGCACTCTCAATGGGGTCCAGTGGGACCCTGGTATGTTGGTCACAACATCTCTTTTAGTGGACAATAAATATAACTCAGAACTTGTCTTGTTGCTGGGAGATTGACTTGTGTAAGCTTGTTTTTTTGGTAATGGACTTGAGGGCTTATTCTGGAGCTTGCTAGGCAAAGAATACTCTGGAGTTGGTGGTCTATTATCTTGTGGATTTTGTGTATCAGGACCCTGAATTGAAAGTACAGGACttatttttgattgaatttcaTGGCAAGATACTAGAAATAGATCATCAGGTGACTTTAGCTTGTCATAATTAGGGTCTGAGCTAAGTGGAGACACTTCTTTGCCCTTTTCACTGGCATACAGCTTTGTTGGAGAGACAGCAGGAGTTAAAGGCAATGGAAGGCTtggtttttctaatttctggAGAGAAATAGACTTTTTAGCACTTCCTtcattaatttctgatttttcaaaacCTGTTGATTTCCTTTCAGGTGATGGCAATTCTTTAGATGAGGCAAAGGAGTTGCTTCTATCCCTTGTTCCTTGAGATGGACTTGGTTTGTTGCTTATATCCTTCAAATCAATAGTTTTAGCAGTTTTGATGCTACTGGAAGAACTAATATTATTTAAGCTTTTGGGAATTGGTATTTGAGAAAGGCTGCTGTTTGTTGAAGAGATTCCACTAAGTTTCTTTCCATTTCCACCAATTAACACTTCTTTAGGGGATTCTAGCTTTTCAACTGGTTTACTAGTGCCTTTGGGACAGCTTTTACTATCCTGCTTCTTTTGAATTGGACTTCCTGACATGGAAGATCCAGTTATAGTCTCTGGAACACTTATATCTATGTCAATATCTTTGCCAACATCAACATAGAAAGTATCATTTTTGGATTTAGTACGTTTATCCAGCTCAACACCAACATCCACAAGTTCTTTTTCATCagacatttttattattcaaaatactACTTCCGACACCATCTTAGTCACACTGTAGGATCAAAACTAGATCTAGAcacaaattgttttaaaatgttagggctatttaaattttatggCGAACGGCAGCCTTACGGTCATCTATTAGTGACAAGTGAAGATAGCGCTAGAGTACTAACCAGCAGCGACAAAAGAGAAAACTTGGAAGGTTTCACATAGAATTTGTAATATGCGAATAAGGGGGTTGACCACTCCCTCGAAAAAGATACTGAATCTAAAATATCTACCTTGATGACTTAATTTCTATAATGAAAAGATATTCACCTAGACATGTAAAACttaaaagtgtggttcaatcccgctttctcgGGTCatgatgagagaaaggttgagatggctaaggcGCGATTTGCAAATgtaagatgacagattgccaaagattgctCTTTTTGACCAGCCTTCTAGGGATAAGTGGAAAGCAAGTTGTCTGCGGTTGGGGTGGGACAACGTTGTAAAGAAAGGTTTAAGGGATATGgaaacttcctgagagggtgtaaagagggagattttgaataaatcaggatggaggaggagcgtacgcagctgtgttggccacaggcggcttggtgctgcggttaCTTGTTAGTAgctgtattagtagtagcaaaTAGTTTTGCTGTAACTGTGTGCAGCAAGATGAAGAAATAACAAGAGGACTTAATAGTTGCAACCAAAGAGCATGGTTGCGACTGTAGAATGGATAATCACTCGGAAAAGATATACATTATATAAAGCAGTACCAGTAGTGGTAGGCTCTGGGCTTATTTTCTATCGTGTTAAATTTCGACAAATAAATCCCAAAAACTttcttctcttatttttttaccGCAAGGCCCACCAATGTGGCTACTGAGACTGTCAAACTTAGTTTCACTTTTAATATGACGTTTTCCAGCAGAAATGATAACGACAACCTTACTTTTACTTCATTAAAATTACTTCATCAGAGTCCATTACATTAATATTTTACTTCATGAAAGTCCATGTTTATTTGGAATCTGCCGTGAAATTTTCTTGCAAATATTTATTGTTAATTATGTATACTTTGGAAATCGCGGAATAGGGATGCAATTTTTGTCCCGAATATTGCCTATAGGCCTTTGCATAAACGGTTGGTTCAGGGGAAAGTAGTCCTGTCATTTTATATAGAATAGGTTATGTTCTTTATAGGTTTTGCCGTCGCTTTTGTAACGATGTGTAAAACGTGTTTTCATTAATTTGCAAGAGACTCATTTTCACAGTCTTCTTTTATAACTCAGCAAAGAGACAGGTCGTTATCCACATTTCTTAGAGAAAACCTTGAGATTCACAATTAAAATGAcgcaaaagaacaaaaaagtgcCACCACCTCGTTATAATTGGGTTAAATTCCATACCTAAATTTTTGCTCTTTGGACCTTAATTCTTGTATTAGGAAGGGTGAAGATTTTATTTAGAAGAATGGGAGAATAGTTAGCGATATTCAAAGTTGATGCATTTAAGTCCGGAATCCATAGTCAGAAGGTGGCGTTTTTCTTCGGGTGACATTTGgctaaattttaccaaatctttCTCGTAAGTCAGGTAAGATGCTGCGAACctcatttttattagttttgaatTCTAACCTCGTGTCTCTGAGGATCCCAGGATGCAGAAAAGGATAAGTATAGTTAAAATAGGAACTATAATGGGAACAGTAAACAGTTTTAGTGTCTGAATCAATACAAGGAATCGTTCAAGTTTGCAAAGGAATTCAATCGTAAATTACCTTACTTAATTTATTAGAAATTggacattttccttttttgatctGCTTAAATGTATGCTTAATCTTTTACCTTTATGGTgattttcttggtatttttaatttctgaattgaCAGTCCAATCATCAGTAATGTGGTTTTAAAAAAGTCAAGCATAGTCAAATCATCTGCAAACTTATAAATACTGGTCAATGTTTAATAGTGTTTGGTTAAACACAATTATAAAAGGGTAAAGAAACCACTTTAGTACAATTGGGAGGGTCATAAGATATTAGAGATATTGGTATGTCACCATAAGGGAGAGCTATTTGTTATTCACATCGGAAAAGACGCTAGCTAGTATACTGATGACGAACTTTTTGGGACCGAAGGTATTTGCATCTATTTTACGATTTGGCGATATAATTCAGGGGGGCGAAGGTAGTTTACCAGTTTCATTTCTATAACAGAAGAATCTCACTCTTTTGCACTATATTCTTAAAATTGTGGTATTGGAACCACTTTCTCATAAACTGCACTGACGAGTCTCGTACTTAAACCAATAAACGATGGAGTTTCGATTTTTTGCggtaaaaaagtatatttttttacatttttaaaccGCTCTTTCTGGGGGAGGGAGGCTCCCTCatcaaataaaataagagcGTGAATTTGTATACTGATGCTAATTTTGGCTATGCATTTAGCCATTGGGGTCATGGAGTGCCCAGAATCTGCATGCCTTGAATTTGTTGGCAGAAACTggaatatttagaagaaaatttttgatttgatgGGCTGAATTATTTTGAAGGCAGTATTGATGTGGATTTAGGTAAGTTAACTGAAAATATCAGTAGGTAATCACATAGActgcaaaaaaacaataaccCTCGTTTCCTTTGGTCGACACTCCGTCCAAGAATCCCTAAAACTTATCTTTTCACAGCTGATGCTCCTCCATCTGAGTAGTATTCTTTCTCTGAGGCCGAATTCTCTCCACCAAACCCCTACTTTAACACAAATATGTTGAATAGGATTCTTGCATGCAAACCCTGACTCTAATTGTACAGGTTTTGTTGTGTCTGTGGCTGATGCTATTATGAGCCTTAAGCCAAAGCTGTCACGATGTATAGATATAATTCATGCTTTTCATATCAAAAATGGTAGTCATGCGCTTTTAGAACACCTCACGTTACTACTGCAGATGATTTTTACTAATCGTTGGTTCCATCAGCGTTCTGTGTGGGAGATCTTTCTTCTAttccgaaaaaacaaaacacctcCAATCAATGCACCTCTTTCAGACCCGTAATTATATCAACTAGTTTTTGCATGTCTTATGAAATACTATTCATAAAAGAGCTCGAAGAAAATGTTACACGCCAGTGTACCAATTTAGCCTTCAGAATGGTATTGGATGTGAAAACTCCATTGCGGTTGTTGCAAATGCTCTGCTAGATACTGCTTGCGGAAGTAGTTCACTCGTCTTGGCGTGTCATGATGTGCTTCTTGTACAAGTAGTTCACTCGGCTTAGCGAGTCATGATTTTCATCACCCCTTTGGCTTCCTGATCCACCTTCTTATACCTTTAAGGGCTGCTAAAACAGAAGTAAATTTGGCAATCATCAGATTTCAAAGGGATATGTATACTAACTTAAGATCCCTCTTAAGCAAGCCGAAATGGCAAAGCCACTGGATAAAACTGCACCAGTTAAGAGAGGAGCCAGGCAAGGTGCCATTTCCTCACCTTgttaatttcaataattatgttctcGAATCTCAGGACTAGTGTGAGTTATCTTGCATTATTTCTGGCATCAATATCTCCTTAGTTACTTATGCTGATTGGCTTTTTAGCATCGACctaattttggacaaaatttctgaaactttCCAAAAACTGCTACTAGAATACTTAAATTGGGTCTTGAATTTAATGCTGAAAAGTCTGACGTAGTACTTTTTAACTGGAAAGGCCCACTTCCTGATTAAATTGTTTTTGGAAGTTCAAAGATCCGCCCGTCTGACAAAATCGTTTATTTTGGTATTCTCATTAGAAATACAATTTCTCACACTCGTCGTCTCCTAACAGAGAGCACTAAACGCCAAATATCAGTTTCATATGCTTCCATAGTCTCTGCTAAGCTTCGCTTCAATCACCATTATCTGGCAATGCTGTACAACATTGTTGCTCTCCCCTGCATCCTTTACATTGCACCCTATTGGATGATTCTTACAaatgctgaaaaattaaaaatccgcTCCACTCTCCTCCATTTCGCAAAAGATCTGCTTAGTTATAAAATTTAGACACGTAGTTCAAAGTTCATCAATAGTATTCATATAACAGATCCTACTATAGCCGTTGCTAAACTTATGGACAAACACAGCCGAAGGATTTCAAATCATGCATGGAATTGACTTCTTCAACACTAGATACGTTATCATAGTTGCATAGTGATCTTtcgcttttgttttttttttctttgtagcgCTCCGTcatcttctttttaaataaagatgggttttcaataaataataataataataagactAGAATGTATGAATCAATGacttttcaaacaaaacaaagtTAATTAGACAAATACTTCCTGGACCAATTTTTATTAACATTGAAGAATAAAGTACACGACTCAGGtgaagaaaaatttcagaaGGTTTCAGCATTTGATAAATAGCTGATTCTTAAAAGTTTCTTTCATACAGCTCAACTACTTTCTTTCGAATATTAAAGAAGTTTGAGCGGCAAGCAATTGGTTACTTTAGGTTACTGTGCAATTACCTACCAAAAGTTCAAATTAAGTCAATACACCTTGACAAAATGCCTTGATTTCACTTTCTGTTTCTGGAAGagctttttttcagtatttcaaAAAAGCTGTTGATCTCGGTGAAAAAAACTTCCAGTTATTTTCAAGAATTGGAATTTGAGCCTGCCCCAGAAACCTAACCCAAGATTGTTCGGTGAAAAGATTGGCTGAAAATCAGGCTTGttgatattagtttttttttgtgctaagTATGGAGGCCTATTCTGTACTATTTACAAACCACAGAGTGGCCTGGGACAAACAATGACTTTCtgtgttaacttttttttaatatttcaaagaaagtaGTTGATCTATGCACATGAAACTTTTAGATGTGTACTCTTAAAGTCCTTCGGAAGTCTATGCAGAATTGTTTAAAGACAGAAGAAATCATGACGGTTTTGGTTCCTGAAAGTAAGCTCATCAGTGTAACGACTTTAGACTTTACTCttgcatattttcttttcacattCAACCTAAGCGCCGTTAAGCTTTTGTTCCAGAACCATCGTGATTTATACTAACACCAGCTTATTTTACCTGACTTTAACTCCAAAAATTTGAACATGATTAAattgtcttttgaaatttttttttacattattgattttctaatgtttttgtggtaaatttttgCTGTCAATTGAAAGTTTTACGCACCGTTTAAACCCAAATGTATTTTCTTTCGTTTCTACACTAGAAAAATCTTTAGCCTGGGAAATGTTTGCCTCTGAAAATAACCACATTTCGATGAAAGATGACGACTTTTTAAAATGCTTGTAAATATTATCGGAAGCTACGAAGTGTGGAATGTAGTGCAACCAAAACTTGATAAACTTTGAGCTCTTGAAGCTCAACCAGTCCATAAGTCTTAATAATCTATTACTTTCTTATTATCACTGCATATCCTGATTCTTCCTGAAGATGGAAATATCAAAGGAATCTTTTCACTCATAGAATGTGATTACACGATGCGAAAgagcatatatttaaaaaaaaaatgtacggTTTATCGCAATAATTCGTGTTAGAGAAAACTTCTAGGAGTGCAGAAAAGGGAACAATGTTCCATACAATTAACTATTTGacaacaaatttaaatacttcCAGCTTTATTTAGGCAAGGAAGTCAAGGCTTTGGGTTTCGAAAAAATGGTACCTTTCCCGCAAAGCTTTGTGACAACCTTCCGCTGAGAAGGCAAGTAATTCAAATAGCCAAATTACCATGAAAATGTCTCTACTTAGACGAATTATATCATGTTCCGCAAAGGTTGAGAAACgcatagaattttattttaaattttttattatttattgtgtgatgaataatagatttttgtaattatatttatGGTCTCATATCTGGCTTCCCTGCCTCTTTCTAGACTGAAACGAGCCAGTTCAATATTTCTTTGGTCATTGCTAACTAGGTTACACTTGAGGGTACAAACGCTGGTAAAAtcctagttaattgacttcttgctatatcagaaagggtttaggttaggaaaatgaaactttcagggatgggtctgcaggctaaagtatgtcccaggaaggtattttaaagtacccacatcCACTccttcttgctctagagggccctgaaattcgcctacatgacaggtctacacctattgaaattttgacaaaacagaattttaccttagttttcagttactagttgcttttcctct from Artemia franciscana chromosome 5, ASM3288406v1, whole genome shotgun sequence harbors:
- the LOC136027061 gene encoding uncharacterized protein LOC136027061 (The sequence of the model RefSeq protein was modified relative to this genomic sequence to represent the inferred CDS: added 179 bases not found in genome assembly), whose product is MSDEKELVDVGVELDKRTKSKNDTFYVDVGKDIDIDISVPETITGSSMSGSPIQKKQDSKSCPKGTSKPVEKLESPKEVLIGGNGKKLSGISSTNSSLSQIPIPKSLNNISSSSSIKTAKTIDLKDISNKPSPSQGTRDRSNSFASSKELPSPERKSTGFEKSEINEGSAKKSISLQKLEKPSLPLPLTPAVSPTKLYASEKGKEVSPLSSDPNYDKLKSPDDLFLVSCHEIQSKISPVLSIQGPDTQNPQDNRPPTPEYSLPSKLQNKPSSPLPKKQAYTSQSPSNKTSSELYLLSTKRDVVTNIPGSHWTPLRVLQEPKQTLQRKDPAASLPEKRLYQDEKPLNDSITSDGGHGQSSKIYEPNIASPVSQYQEQEEQSRTSLIAEILDEKEDKGEEADSDEHLLQETKTKKKSPLISKKQKETPYGGSFEGSGIRNEEGSSSDAWLMTLSAIYGKVLLIIGLVLPLTEVISDDIPTSFFEGFFLYLYYVSILFLAFVYVSSCRKSKCGTQLVKNIRRRRNRKEKEISAEEGVAIATDEASISTYTSATIDPQLIDSNGRYLNYGSLYLRIATVG